In the genome of Caulobacter flavus, the window CCGATCACCACCTCGCGGGCCAGGCGCGCGATCAGCACGCCCATCAGGAACAGCGGGATGGCGCGATAGAGGCCGTTCTTCAGGTGCAGGTGGAACGACGGCAGGCCGAAGACCTGACGCGAGAACAGATCCACGGCCACGAACACCGCGCAGCCGGCCAGCAGCGCCATCCACGGCGAGCCGATCCTGCCGAACGCCCGCCACAGGGTCGGGAACAGCGCGTAGCAGACCAGCAGGGCCGACAGCGTCCAGGTCGGCATGTTCCAGCCCGACGGCCCCTGGAACCCCCAGGTCTGAATCAGGAAGACCTGCTGAGGCAGCTGGTCCCACTGGTACCATTGCGGATTGCGCGGCTGCACGCCCAGCGCCGTGGTGCCCAGCACCAGGGCCACGAAGGCGGCGATCATGACGAGGTGCGCGGGCCACACCCGGCCGATGCGCTTGATCAGGAAGGCGCCGTCGTGGATCCGGCCGTCCGAGATGCGCGAACCATAGGCCCGGCCCAGCACGTAGCCCGACAGCAGCAGGAAGAAGTCAGTGGCCAGATAGCCGCGCCCGAACGCCGGATGGATCGAAAACAGCGAGACCGGCGCCTGCTCGGCGTAGTGATAGACCACGATGAAGAAGGCCGCGAAGAACCGCAACGCGTCCAGCGGCCCGCCGCGGGACAGCGGACGCGCGACCTTGGCCGTGTTTGCACCAGTATCGGACATCGCGGACTCCTTCACGGGCGAGGGAGCAAGAGCCGGGCCAGGAAAAGGCTCAGACGGCAGATCCTCCCCCTGAAGGGATCGTTGCATAATGGGGTAAAACGAGAACGACTTTCCCCTTTTGATTCCGAACTGTTCTCGAACAGATTCTGGTCTGTTCTTCGACGTTCCGAATTTCGCAACAGTCCCCCTGAAGGGGGAGGTGGCCCGAAGGGCCGGAGGGGGAAGTATCTGATGAGGTCAGTGCGCTCCAAAAGGCAGCGATCACTTCCCCCTCAGTCGCTCCGCGACAGCTCCCCCTTCAGGGGGAGCATCTTGTGCGACGAACCTCCCCCACAGGGGGAGGTTCCCGAACCCGAAGGGATCAATCCCCCCGGTCGCCCTTCATCAGCCGCGCCTTGTCGCGCGCCCAGTCGCGGGCGGCTTCGGTCTCGCGCTTGTCGTGGTTCTTCTTGCCCTTGGCCAGGCCGATCTCCAGCTTGGCCAGGCCCTTCTCGTTCCAATAGAGCTTCAGCGGGATCAGCG includes:
- a CDS encoding acyltransferase family protein, which codes for MSDTGANTAKVARPLSRGGPLDALRFFAAFFIVVYHYAEQAPVSLFSIHPAFGRGYLATDFFLLLSGYVLGRAYGSRISDGRIHDGAFLIKRIGRVWPAHLVMIAAFVALVLGTTALGVQPRNPQWYQWDQLPQQVFLIQTWGFQGPSGWNMPTWTLSALLVCYALFPTLWRAFGRIGSPWMALLAGCAVFVAVDLFSRQVFGLPSFHLHLKNGLYRAIPLFLMGVLIARLAREVVIGPKLADALAIFAVVGFVVLNVVGEYAYPSLALLGLLIFAASGSARNGWGWAKTGGRLSFSLYLTNQFVGAVWFAMQRLLDQKVALPEAAHWAIWAMAFPAALAFAWLFERLVDAPLQDWIKPRLEKATAGWGRKREGNQAAQAMVTTLR